Genomic window (Shewanella psychropiezotolerans):
TTCGCCTCTGTTAGCTTATTATTCCCTGATCTGATTCTCTAGTCTTACCTATTTCTCTGGTACCTATACCCTCTGATACCTAATACGCCCCCCTATTGCGAGTCACAATGACGATTCGAAGATAACTAATTCTCAATAACGTGCTGCAGCACACATTTATTCGACATAACATCTTGTTTAATTAACAAATCTTAACCCTATTTATTCCAGATAGGCGTAAAATGATGACATGGCTTTATATATATTATTAGCCAGTATTTAATTAGACGTATTGTAAAGATCTGGGGGATCACTATGTCATTATCGACTACCGAAGACACAAGTCAGAACAAAACCTACCGTGTATGGGACAGACCCACACGCATGTTTCATTGGGTTAACCTGCTATTGGTGCTTAGCCTGATGTTTGTCGGCTTGATTATGTTGTTTAAGAGTGAAATTGGCATCTCGGGGTTAGCAGCCAAGATAGGCCTGAAAGAGCTACACACAGTTATCGGCTATTTGTTCGCAATAAACCTGATCATAAGGCTTGTGTGGGGTTTTATCGGTAATCGATTTGCCAAATTTGCTGACAACGTACCAAAAATCGGGGCCATAAAGCAGTATCAGACGGCCTTACGTGCAGGAGAAAACCCGCAATACCTAGGTCATAACCCCACGGGTAAACTCGCTGTTCTGGTCATCATGCTCATACTGACGGTGATCATGGCGACGGGATTGATCCGCGCCGGTACGGATATCTATTATCCGCCATTTGGGGCGGCAGTGACTCAATATATTGCCGCTGACGGCGTCGATGCCACTAGTATTAAGCCTTACGATGAAACTGGCGTAGACAAGGCTAAGCTTGCCGTGATCAAGCCATACAAAAGCCTGGCGGGCACAGTAC
Coding sequences:
- a CDS encoding cytochrome b/b6 domain-containing protein, with translation MSLSTTEDTSQNKTYRVWDRPTRMFHWVNLLLVLSLMFVGLIMLFKSEIGISGLAAKIGLKELHTVIGYLFAINLIIRLVWGFIGNRFAKFADNVPKIGAIKQYQTALRAGENPQYLGHNPTGKLAVLVIMLILTVIMATGLIRAGTDIYYPPFGAAVTQYIAADGVDATSIKPYDETGVDKAKLAVIKPYKSLAGTVHLYSVYFLMLLIVLHVAGVIIAELRHQPGIISAMFSGKKRIVGTPLDK